The segment AAACGGCGTTGTGGCAATGCTTGCAAAAATGCAGCACCAGCCCCACCAGACATCCCCCGGCAAAGAGAATGTATCCCCAGAACAGCAGCGGACTCGACAAAAGGATGACCGGGGTCAGGAATGTGCCAACAAACGCAGCGTAAAGGATGATTTTCTCTCCCAAGCCCAAGGGGCCGGACCTGTCTGTAGCGATGATCTTTCTCGCCAGTGACGCAGGCAGGAAAAGACAGTCTCCGGCCTGGAGAAGGTGTGGACATCGCGCACAAATGGTATAGCGCATAAGCAGCGTGAAACTGCCTAATGCGTAGACCAGATACCCTAGGGCAAGGATCGGACTCAATACCCACATCCCATAGGCACCAATAATCACCGCAAGATTAAACGTCCCCTGCGCAAAGAGTTTCTCTTTCAAGCTGAAGCCGCCAACCTTGGCACATTGACCGTGTTCACTTCTCATTGCCCTGACCTCCCCCTGTCATCAGACCCTTTGCAGACGGCTGCTCATCCCCACACTCGTAGGGATTACGTAGCCGGACGGAACATTTGAATTGCTCAAAAATACGCAACAAACCGTAGCGGGTGCGGTCCAGAAAAACAAAATCCGGATTCGGCGTGAAAGACCTGCGGTACTTGAGCAGGGTACGTGACCATTCCCGGCCTTCTGCGATATAACCCGGAACCGCTCCGAAATCGAACCGTTCGGACTCATACAGCCTGCCCAGCCAGCCTCCAAAGCCATAGGCACATTGAAAGATGGCCTCCTCCGTGTCCTCGTCGAGTTCTTCCTGGATGAATTTCATCCTTCGCAACAGACTGAAGTATTTGTCCCGTTGCCCCGTGGACACGATCCTGATCAGCTGCCGGTAGTTTTCCACGAACTCCACAGAGAATGTCTTGACGCATCCGAAATCCACAAGACCGACGCTCAAGTCCGGCCCAACGATGTAGTTGCCAGGATTCGGATCGGCATGAATGCAGCGCAACTCGTAAAAGCTCTTAATGAAAATATCGTTAAGCCGCTCAGCAACCACCTCCCGTTCATGAACATCCGGGTTCGTCTCCAACCACTGGTTCAGGGGGAGTCCATCAAGCTTCGTGGCACTCAGAATGGTCCCGGAGCAACCGGGCAACCAGGGTTCGGGGACCAAGACTCCAGTCAGATCCAAGCGCTCCTGAAAAAACGTCATGTTTCGTGCCTCGGCTTCGTAGTCGATCTCCTCCATGAGCCGGGCCTCGATCTCGTTCAGCACCGGCCCTATCAGCACAAAATCAGGCAATGGCCGCAGGAGCCTTTTGATCAGCTGCATGTCGTCTTCAATGGTCCGATTGATCCCCGGATACTGCAGCTTCACGGCCAGCGCCCTATCGTTGGATCCTTGCGCAGCGTGGACCTGACCAAGGCTGGCAGCGGCAAAAGCCTCTGTTTCGAAGGCTTCAAACACCTGCCCCGGAGCCTTGCCCAAGGCATTGGTCGCTGCCTTGCTGGCCAGAGCCCGGTTCATGGGCGGCACCTGATTGTATGATTTCTGCAATTCCCGGCATACGGCCTCGGGAAACAACTCCAATTCCATGCTCAACATCTGGGCGACCTTGAGGGCCGTTCCCTTGAGCAGGCTGAGACACGCAAACACGGCTTGTGCACTGGATTCATCAAGCCTTTGACGTGCAGCCTGCTTGGCGTGCTTCGATAGAAATGGCTTCTTTGCCATGTAGCCAAGGACCTGACCGCCAACCCTCACGGCGGTTTTCCCACCAATGACGCTGCGCCTGAGCTTACCCTTGGGTATCTGGTCTTTCATTGAACTCTTCCTTTAAGACCTTGGTGATGTTCTCCAAAGCGTCAATCCCATATTTGCAAGTCTCAAGATGAGCGAGAACATGGTTTCTGAATAGGAACGTGCAAATGTCGTAGACCTTGCTCACAACTCCAGCCTTGATCATGGCGCAGGCCAGCCCCATGGTCTTATCAATGAGCGAACTTGTGGCCGCAAATTGTTCCGAATCATCCCGGAGCCAATAGGCGACGATCCCCAAAAAATAATCCCAGAAAAACCGAGCCAGCAAATCCCCGAACATCTGTTCCTCAAGCTCTCCGTTGCCTTGAGCCGCTTCAAAAGCCTGATTCACGATCCCGAAAAAACACTCCCGAACCGGCCGAAGCGCCTTGGGATTTGGTGGCATGGAAAAGAAGATGTCTTTGAATGTTGCCTGAAGAAATTCCCGGTCAGCCAGACAGCCATCCAGAAACACCTCGAAGAAGGCCTGCAAGCGCTCCTGAAGCGTGTACTCCGCCAGACCGTCGATGCCTTCATAATCCGACACCGCAGCAGTGAACCGGTCCTCGTAGTAGGCATACAGGATGGCTTCCTTCGTGGGAAAGTAGTTGTAGATTGTGGCATCCCCACACCCCGCTCCGCGGGCGATACCGCGCATGGTCGCCGCCTTAAGCCCCTTCTCAATGACAAGCTCCACAGCAGACTGGATAATCGCCTGTCGATTTTCGATCTTTTTTTCCTGACTGATCTTCATGTTCCGCTCCTTGCTGCACGCACTCACCTTCAATAAAAGAGTATATCTACTCATTAAAGGCGATTTATTTGTTTTTAATGTATACCAGTTTCACATTAGGTCAAGCCATTTTTATCCCACTCAGATTCACCCCAACCATCCACCGCCAATCCAGTTCCAGAGCAGCTCGTTCCTCAGACACGCAACGACATACGCACGGCCCAAAACAAACGCCCTCGGTCATCTTTCGATGACCAAGGGCGTTTCTCCACGGTAGATTCAAATAATCATGCAAAAAATTCCGGCCTCGCTCCTTTACCAACAAATCCAGGAGAGCTGCATAGTGACCAGATTTTCACCTCTTTGCTCAGCGGCATATTAGCAGCACTGCCCAGCACTTTTGACTCGGCACGCTTTTGCCTCAGGCTTACGATTTTTGTGGCAGCCGGATGGTGAACGTCGTCCCTTGATCGAGGGTGGACTCCACATTGAACTCGCCACCATGATTCTGGGTGATGATAAAATAGGACACTGAAAGCCCAAGCCCGGTGCCCTTGCCCGGAGGCTTCGTCGTAAAAAACGGCTCGAAGACCCGCTTGCGAATGTCCTCATCCATCCCGGGCCCATTGTCTTCGATTTCGACAACCGTAGACTCGTTTTCGTTGCGGGTCCAAACGATGATGCGGGGCGGCCCAGTGGGACTATCACGGTCAATCATGGCATGGGCTGCGTTACGCAGCAGATTCAACAGAACCTGCTCGATCTCCGTAGCGGTGCAGGGGATGGGTATTCAGCAACATTAATCAACAGAGGGGAACTCCCGGAAACCGGAGAATATCTATGAACCTGTGGCGGTTAGATGACTCACAGTTCTACGAGGTGGCTGCATGCCCGAGCCCAAGGCCCGAGTAAACAACTTCGTAAGCTCATTGAGCTGGCTGGTCTGCCTCTGCAGACCAGCCACAAGCAGATCGCTATCTGCACGGAGCTTTCGAATTTCGAGCTTAAGTTGCGCATTTTCCTTACATAACATGCTCATGGAGGACACAACGAATCGCTGCTGCTGTTCCTGATCCAAACCACTACTGATCTTCTCATACTTTTCCTGCACCGCTAGGCGGTCATCATACAGCGAGAGATATTCGGGACAATAGCGTTCGGCAATTTCGGTGATATGAGGCCAGAGGGTGGTCAGCATTTCCTCGACATCGATTTTACCCTGATTGGCGTCTGCATCCATCTGGGCCATATTCCGCAGAACATCATTAACGTTCTCGTGATAATACCGTCCCGTATCACACGATTGCCAACCCACATTGAGATGCTGGCGCAGGGAAATGTATTCAGGAGCAAGACTGGAATTCAGGCTCTGCTCGCGCCCGCTGAATTCACCCGCGTCCACACCGAACAGGGACATAAAATCAGCCACGACATCGCCATCCTTCAGATGATCACGGTCATAAAGACGAACGATAATGTTTTCCTGCTCATACTGCCCGGCAAAGAGATTCAGAATGCGACCGTGATAAAGATGATGGTCCCGCCTACCAAGCAACAAATCAATATATCTATTCAGAGAGATGGTACAATTCCCCATCTTGATTATCTGATTGTACCAGGAGAGAATATAGTCATCAATTCTACGTAGATATGATATTATTTTAACATTATATCCCTCGAGCAACGACCCCAACTCTGCAAGAAGAGGCTCAACACTATAATTATGACAGAAACTGCAGAAATGCTCATTGCTCAGCACGATATCCTGACAATCCGAGGAGTCAATTTCTGCTCGCAGGGCACTCCAAATGGCTTCGGGCTTGAATGTCTCGTTAAGCCAAACCGGTATCTTGTGCCCATGCTTTTGGAAAATCGAAGAGACCAGGTGAACATGCCCATTCTGCTCCAGACATCCTGTCTCGGGATACAATACGCCCTGCTCAGCCAGGGCATCGCGGTTGTGCCACAGAAAATGCTGCAGCGCAGTGGTTCCGGTCTTGAAATATCCGATATGTAAATACACGGTTTTCATACCACCCATCCTTTCATTGTCCCAGCCAGACAGACGAAGCCCAGCAAATCTGCCGGTCATTGTATGCCCATCCCAGGGTCAGAGAATATGGAGGAGGATGCCAGTCTCGGCGGCGTTGGCGAAAATTAATGAAACTCAAAAAGCGATGACAAGGCCAATCCCTTGTTCTGGCTACCCTGCAATTAATGCAGAACGTTGCCCCCTCACCGCAGTATAGCAAAATCAATGCCGTTCACCTTACATCAAGACCGCCTTGCACGGTTTCCTTCTGCTTCGGCCCTCCATAAACCGCCACTTCGGGAGCAGTAAAAATCACACCAGCGATTCTTGCACTGCATCGCCTTGTGTGAAAGGCATAAAAAAAAGCAGCGTGTCGGATTCATGACACCTCTAAAGATCATACAAAATACAAAAACCATATGCAGTCTCAGGCCTGTTCGGTTTTAATCGCCCAACAATGGAAAAGCCCCGACATCTAAACACGGGGCATCTTCTCCTGGAACCGGAATGATCTGACCACGACACAGAGCAGAAAATCACACCTCCTCCTTCCTGACACAAACAAAAACCCCCGACCGCCTTGCGACGATCGGGGGATTATTCTCTGTGGTGGGCCGTGTTGGGCTCGAACCAACGACTCTCTGCTTAAAAGGCAGATACTCTGCCAACTGAGTTAACGGCCCACGCGGGGAAGCAGTTGATATCTAGGGTGCCTCCGTCTGTCAAGGGAAATATACCCTTGACCGAAGAACATCTGCAACCAGAACCTGTTTTTTCTGCCCAAGCAGGCGATATCACACCAGTCAGGGCCGGGCTCCCTTTCTCAGAACTCATTCAAAAAAATCAATTCCGACCTCACATACTCTTCAAAAACATCGAGATCGAGGAGCAGATGTGAAGGACCCCTGTAGCTATTCTGATTTCAAAACCTCAAGTCCGCCCATGTAGGGCCGCAGAACCTCGGGAATGACGATACTGCCATCGGCCTGCTGATAGTTCTCCAGCACGGCAACCAGAGTCCGGCCCACGGCCAGCCCGGAGCCGTTCAGGGTATGCACCAGCTCGGCCTTTTTGGCGCCCTTGCGCTTGAAACGAATACCACCTCGCCTGGCCTGGAAATCCATGCAGTTGGAGCAGGACGAAATCTCACGGAACTTGTCCTGACCGGGCAGCCAGACTTCCAGATCGTAGGTCTTGGTGGCAGAGAAACCCAGATCGCCGGTGCACAGGGTCACGACCCGGTAATGCAGGCCCAGCTTCTTCAGAATATTCTCGGCGTGTTCACGCATCTCTTCCAGCGCGGCAAAAGAATCCTCGGGCTTTTCGAAGCGCACCATCTCCACCTTCTGGAACTGATGCATACGAATCAGGCCCTTGGTGTCCTTGCCATAGGAGCCGGCCTCGGAGCGGAAGCACGGAGTCCAGGCCGTGTACTTCAGCGGCAGCTCATCCTCGGCAATGGTCTCCTCACGGTGCAGGTTGGTCACCGGCACCTCGGCGGTGGGGATCAGGTAATAATCTGTGCCCTCGAGCTTGAACAGGTCTTCGGCAAACTTGGGCAACTGGCCCGTGGCGGTCATGGTCTCGGTATTGACGATGACCGGGGGCATGATCTCCTTGTAGCCGTGCTCAAGGGTCTGCACATCCAGCATGAAGGATGCCAGGGCGCGCTCCAGACGAGCGGCCCAGCCGCGATAGACCACAAACCGGCTCCCTGCCAATTTGGCTCCGCGTTCGAAGTCCAGCCCGTCCAGATTGGCGCCCAGTTCGTAATGCTCCTTGGGCGTGAAATCGAATTCGGGCTTCGCG is part of the Desulfovibrio ferrophilus genome and harbors:
- a CDS encoding ABC1 kinase family protein; the encoded protein is MKDQIPKGKLRRSVIGGKTAVRVGGQVLGYMAKKPFLSKHAKQAARQRLDESSAQAVFACLSLLKGTALKVAQMLSMELELFPEAVCRELQKSYNQVPPMNRALASKAATNALGKAPGQVFEAFETEAFAAASLGQVHAAQGSNDRALAVKLQYPGINRTIEDDMQLIKRLLRPLPDFVLIGPVLNEIEARLMEEIDYEAEARNMTFFQERLDLTGVLVPEPWLPGCSGTILSATKLDGLPLNQWLETNPDVHEREVVAERLNDIFIKSFYELRCIHADPNPGNYIVGPDLSVGLVDFGCVKTFSVEFVENYRQLIRIVSTGQRDKYFSLLRRMKFIQEELDEDTEEAIFQCAYGFGGWLGRLYESERFDFGAVPGYIAEGREWSRTLLKYRRSFTPNPDFVFLDRTRYGLLRIFEQFKCSVRLRNPYECGDEQPSAKGLMTGGGQGNEK
- a CDS encoding TetR/AcrR family transcriptional regulator, whose amino-acid sequence is MKISQEKKIENRQAIIQSAVELVIEKGLKAATMRGIARGAGCGDATIYNYFPTKEAILYAYYEDRFTAAVSDYEGIDGLAEYTLQERLQAFFEVFLDGCLADREFLQATFKDIFFSMPPNPKALRPVRECFFGIVNQAFEAAQGNGELEEQMFGDLLARFFWDYFLGIVAYWLRDDSEQFAATSSLIDKTMGLACAMIKAGVVSKVYDICTFLFRNHVLAHLETCKYGIDALENITKVLKEEFNERPDTQG
- a CDS encoding sensor histidine kinase codes for the protein MNLLRNAAHAMIDRDSPTGPPRIIVWTRNENESTVVEIEDNGPGMDEDIRKRVFEPFFTTKPPGKGTGLGLSVSYFIITQNHGGEFNVESTLDQGTTFTIRLPQKS
- the serS gene encoding serine--tRNA ligase; its protein translation is MLDLKFIRKNLDVVRESVARRRAKVDVDAFTGLDERRRALIAEAEVLKAERNTVSKDIGKRKKAGEDAADLVSRMGEVGDRIKSLDEELRQVDAEVRDWLESVPNIPHESVVDGNDDADNPEVFRWGAKPEFDFTPKEHYELGANLDGLDFERGAKLAGSRFVVYRGWAARLERALASFMLDVQTLEHGYKEIMPPVIVNTETMTATGQLPKFAEDLFKLEGTDYYLIPTAEVPVTNLHREETIAEDELPLKYTAWTPCFRSEAGSYGKDTKGLIRMHQFQKVEMVRFEKPEDSFAALEEMREHAENILKKLGLHYRVVTLCTGDLGFSATKTYDLEVWLPGQDKFREISSCSNCMDFQARRGGIRFKRKGAKKAELVHTLNGSGLAVGRTLVAVLENYQQADGSIVIPEVLRPYMGGLEVLKSE